A window from Phoenix dactylifera cultivar Barhee BC4 unplaced genomic scaffold, palm_55x_up_171113_PBpolish2nd_filt_p 000823F, whole genome shotgun sequence encodes these proteins:
- the LOC103716706 gene encoding transcription factor CYCLOIDEA-like: protein MLPNPSPQYLAESYFVGDEDQDNSPSIPKDCYPSFFSFPLSPPNFDHELLTAHLTTTHNLEPPTLSIPDPAVDMDTTTNVPPTTRSSSRRKRPLRKDRHSKIFTAQGLRDRRMRLSQEVASKFFNLQDLLGFDKASQTVDWLLTQSKSAIQQLIDASQLENNSINLSSFVRESSTSECFSAISNDKQKSAAASSKAKDIGLQPLSIATLDRTLTKEMRAKARARARERTREKKRIPSGRHEDSCKEDQPSSKTTDAVKEAVCINGVDQLSPVTMVPSRLVYNNNNTISLLDEQHKFPK from the coding sequence ATGTTACCCAACCCTAGCCCCCAATATCTTGCAGAAAGCTATTTCGTTGGAGATGAGGATCAGGATAACTCTCCTTCCATTCCCAAGGACTGCTacccttccttcttttccttccccTTATCTCCGCCAAACTTTGACCATGAACTCCTCACTGCCCATCTCACAACAACCCATAACTTGGAACCTCCAACATTGTCTATTCCAGATCCAGCAGTAGACATGGATACGACCACAAATGTGCCGCCTACGACGAGAAGCTCCAGCCGCCGTAAACGGCCCTTAAGGAAAGACAGGCATAGCAAAATATTCACTGCACAAGGACTAAGGGATAGGAGGATGAGGCTGTCCCAAGAGGTCGCTAGTAAATTCTTCAACCTCCAAGATTTGCTAGGATTTGACAAGGCTAGCCAAACTGTCGACTGGCTCCTCACCCAATCCAAATCTGCCATCCAACAGCTCATCGATGCTTCACAACTTGAAAACAATAGCATCAATCTTAGCAGCTTTGTACGTGAGTCATCCACGTCGGAATGCTTCTCTGCAATCTCTAATGACAAGCAAAAATCCGCAGCAGCTTCTTCGAAGGCAAAAGATATTGGTCTGCAGCCTTTGAGCATAGCCACATTGGATCGTACGCTGACAAAAGAGATGAGAGCTAAGGCAAGAGCTAGGGCAAGGGAAAGaactagagagaaaaagaggattCCGAGCGGTAGGCATGAGGATAGCTGTAAAGAAGATCAACCATCCTCTAAAACTACTGATGCGGTGAAGGAAGCAGTATGCATCAATGGAGTGGATCAGCTTAGCCCAGTGACAATGGTGCCCTCTAGGTTGGTGTACAACAATAACAACACCATTAGCCTTCTAGACGAGCAACATAAATTTCCCAAGTAA